In a genomic window of Candidatus Omnitrophota bacterium:
- the folP gene encoding dihydropteroate synthase, protein MRIFRFTDQNEVRKSMQNIGVDPYGIKIMLPKALAFTIRLNAINNVTANILKQEMLSLGGDAAVARGSLTGKTKKTDILLFGQLRQLKSLADKLKFQPFGLRKLGVELDENIENYTRDNFILGLREHTLNLSQKTQIMGIINLTPDSFSGDGLYKANRKEHLKLVLEKAQKMSADGADIIDLGGQSSRPGAKAISTKEELLRTAPAVKLLAKKITTPISIDTTKPEVAEAALEAGAQIINDISGLRNKRMIKVAAKYKAAVVIMHMLGLPVNMQKKIAYHSLIDDITAYLKTAIESACSGGINPDKIIIDPGLGFGKTKEHNLAIMRHLADFKVLGKPILIGPSRKSFIGKVLGTDVKKRTAGSLAASVMAALNGANILRVHDVKETNQSLKIVEAIKNADA, encoded by the coding sequence ATGCGTATTTTCCGGTTTACCGACCAAAACGAAGTAAGGAAGTCTATGCAGAATATCGGAGTTGATCCGTATGGTATCAAGATCATGCTGCCCAAGGCTCTTGCCTTTACAATTCGCTTAAATGCCATAAACAATGTTACGGCTAATATCCTTAAGCAGGAGATGCTTTCTTTGGGAGGGGATGCGGCGGTTGCCAGAGGGTCGCTTACCGGAAAAACTAAAAAAACCGATATTCTTCTTTTCGGCCAGCTCCGGCAGCTTAAATCCCTGGCGGATAAATTAAAATTCCAGCCTTTTGGCCTGCGTAAACTTGGAGTTGAGCTGGATGAAAATATTGAAAATTACACCCGGGATAATTTTATTTTAGGATTAAGAGAACACACTTTGAATCTTAGCCAAAAAACCCAGATTATGGGCATTATTAACTTAACTCCGGATTCATTTAGCGGGGATGGTTTATATAAGGCAAACCGCAAAGAACATCTCAAGCTGGTTTTAGAAAAAGCGCAAAAAATGTCCGCTGATGGGGCAGATATAATTGACCTTGGAGGACAATCCAGCCGTCCGGGCGCAAAAGCAATCAGCACTAAAGAAGAACTGCTGCGTACTGCGCCCGCGGTAAAGCTATTGGCAAAAAAAATTACTACTCCTATTTCTATCGATACTACCAAGCCGGAGGTTGCCGAGGCTGCCTTAGAAGCCGGGGCGCAGATAATTAATGATATCTCGGGATTAAGAAATAAGCGCATGATTAAAGTAGCCGCCAAATATAAGGCTGCTGTAGTGATTATGCATATGCTTGGGTTACCGGTAAATATGCAGAAAAAAATCGCCTACCATTCCTTAATTGATGACATTACCGCCTATTTAAAAACCGCGATTGAGTCTGCCTGCTCCGGTGGAATAAATCCGGATAAAATCATTATCGATCCAGGGCTGGGATTTGGGAAAACCAAAGAACATAATCTTGCAATAATGCGGCATCTGGCGGATTTTAAAGTCTTAGGAAAACCTATCCTGATCGGGCCATCCCGAAAATCTTTTATCGGTAAAGTCTTAGGCACTGACGTTAAAAAAAGGACCGCCGGTTCACTGGCCGCCTCGGTAATGGCAGCTCTAAACGGAGCAAATATACTCCGCGTGCATGATGTTAAAGAAACAAACCAATCCTTAAAAATTGTCGAGGCGATAAAAAATGCTGACGCATAA
- the cdaA gene encoding diadenylate cyclase CdaA produces MLTHNLILYWKPVVEILILWFFIYHILLFFVGTRAIQALRGIIILLLAFLIFQKFDFFVLNRLFKELFGISVIAILIIFHPEIRQGLASIGKGQVFKTNQKDEGIDFIISQITQACENLAQNKLGALIAIEKNDSLSAYIQSGEIIDSRICADLIEAIFTPNNPLHDGAMIIQKRRIAAAGCFFPLTANQQLSRIFGTRHRAALGLSEENDAVLIIVSEERHDISIIFRKKFYKDLGGKQLEAKIKELLLNE; encoded by the coding sequence ATGCTGACGCATAACCTGATTTTATACTGGAAACCGGTAGTTGAAATTTTAATCCTGTGGTTCTTTATTTACCACATCCTGCTTTTTTTCGTAGGGACACGGGCAATACAAGCTTTACGGGGAATAATCATACTGTTACTTGCTTTCTTAATTTTCCAAAAATTTGATTTTTTCGTATTAAATAGGTTATTCAAAGAACTCTTTGGCATATCGGTGATTGCGATCTTAATTATTTTTCATCCTGAGATCCGGCAAGGTTTAGCCTCCATAGGCAAAGGGCAGGTTTTCAAAACCAACCAGAAAGATGAGGGCATCGACTTTATTATCAGCCAAATTACGCAGGCCTGTGAAAATTTAGCGCAAAATAAACTCGGCGCTCTGATTGCTATTGAAAAAAACGACTCCTTATCGGCATATATCCAAAGCGGCGAGATCATCGACTCGCGCATTTGCGCCGATTTAATCGAAGCGATCTTTACCCCGAATAACCCGCTTCACGACGGCGCAATGATCATCCAAAAAAGAAGGATCGCCGCCGCCGGATGTTTTTTCCCCCTTACGGCAAACCAGCAACTAAGCCGGATTTTTGGGACACGCCACCGCGCGGCCTTAGGTTTAAGCGAAGAGAATGACGCGGTATTAATTATTGTCTCCGAAGAAAGGCACGACATATCCATAATTTTCCGCAAGAAATTTTATAAGGATTTGGGCGGAAAACAACTGGAAGCAAAAATAAAGGAGTTGCTTTTAAATGAATAA
- a CDS encoding pyridoxine 5'-phosphate synthase: MPKLGVNIDHVATLRQARRGIFPDPVYAAFLCEEAGADSIVAHLREDRRHIQDEDIRLLRKKIRTKLNLEMSIAPQILKIACKIKPYQATLVPENRKELTTEGGLDVIGNLKKITSALKKLKNCGIRVSLFIDPDKDQVDAAKKSGAKIIELHTGGYADAKKIKRKRKLLNQIKNTVKYAKAKGLIVNAGHGLDYANVTNIAKIKGIEELNIGYSLICKGLYVGLFKAVKEMRRLIK, translated from the coding sequence ATGCCTAAATTGGGAGTAAACATTGATCATGTAGCTACTCTTCGCCAGGCGCGCAGGGGAATCTTTCCGGATCCCGTATACGCGGCATTTTTATGCGAAGAAGCCGGCGCCGATAGTATCGTGGCGCATTTAAGGGAAGACCGCAGGCACATTCAGGATGAGGATATCCGCCTTCTGCGTAAAAAAATCAGGACTAAACTTAATCTGGAGATGTCCATTGCTCCGCAGATTCTAAAGATTGCCTGTAAAATTAAGCCCTACCAGGCTACTCTGGTACCCGAGAATAGAAAAGAACTGACTACTGAAGGCGGGCTGGACGTGATCGGCAACCTTAAAAAAATTACCTCTGCTTTAAAAAAATTGAAAAACTGCGGGATTCGGGTAAGTTTATTTATTGACCCGGATAAAGATCAGGTTGATGCGGCAAAAAAATCCGGGGCCAAGATTATTGAATTGCATACAGGCGGCTATGCCGATGCAAAAAAAATAAAGCGGAAAAGAAAACTGCTTAATCAGATAAAAAATACTGTTAAATACGCAAAAGCCAAAGGCCTGATAGTTAATGCCGGCCATGGCCTGGATTACGCCAACGTCACAAATATTGCTAAAATTAAAGGAATAGAGGAGCTTAATATTGGCTATTCGCTTATCTGCAAGGGGTTATACGTTGGTTTATTTAAAGCGGTTAAAGAGATGCGGAGGTTGATAAAGTAA